The window GCACATCTTTCGAGTGTATCACACCTACAATATTATCCAGATCATTTTCGTAGATCGGCATCCTTGATAATCCTTTCTCACGGATAAGCTGTAACACTTCGTTGAGCGAACTTTCGATAGAAATCGCCACAATATTGACGCGTGAAGTCATAATTTCGCGCACGGTCGTACTGCCAAACTCAATTACATTTTCGATAATTTCGCGCTCATCACTTTTGATCGATCCCTCCTGCTCGCTTACCTCAGCCATAGTCATAATATCTTCTGAGGTCATTTTGCTATTCGGTTTTGGCAGTCGTTCCTCAAGACTCAGCGTGCTGTTGGCAATAAGGCTTGACAGTGGCTTGAGCAACAAAAACAACCCATAAATAAACCCACTTACCCGACGGGCACTTTTTACGGGATTGTTAATTGCCATAACCTTTGGAGTAATCTCACTTAGAATAAGGATCATAAATGTTAATACAACCACTTCTACCGTATAGATCCACAACTCAGGAAGTCCAAAATATGCAACTATATTTCCTGTCACTACAGCTGCCAATACCGAGGCTATAATATTAGCAAACGTATTGCAAATAAGGATAGTTGCTAACAAGCGCCGGGGCTTCTCAAGCATCTTTGCAATCTGGCGATCTTTAGTACCCTCCACGTCTCGGTCAGCAAGTAAATCCTGCTGATTGATAACCGAAAAGAAAGCGACTTCAGACCCCGAAAAGAGTGCCGAAAACAGTAATCCCAAAATAATGATTACAACCTGTATCGTAATTGAGACAGGATCTAAGGTTGGTTCAATGAGAATGGATTCTCCCTGTCGGGAAAGAACATCGAAAAGAAATAGTAAACTACTCGGGTCGTCCAACTACTTATTATTGAGTTTGGGTTACCTTAAAGCTATTGACTGTAAGCCTTCGGTGCAAGAAAAGTAAAAGCGGTAAGGGCTGCCCCTACCGCTTTGAAATGTAAATGAATTATAGAACGGATACCATTAAAATGGCAAGTCGTCATCGATAT of the Fodinibius sp. Rm-B-1B1-1 genome contains:
- a CDS encoding gliding motility-associated protein GldE produces the protein MDDPSSLLFLFDVLSRQGESILIEPTLDPVSITIQVVIIILGLLFSALFSGSEVAFFSVINQQDLLADRDVEGTKDRQIAKMLEKPRRLLATILICNTFANIIASVLAAVVTGNIVAYFGLPELWIYTVEVVVLTFMILILSEITPKVMAINNPVKSARRVSGFIYGLFLLLKPLSSLIANSTLSLEERLPKPNSKMTSEDIMTMAEVSEQEGSIKSDEREIIENVIEFGSTTVREIMTSRVNIVAISIESSLNEVLQLIREKGLSRMPIYENDLDNIVGVIHSKDVLPYINADVERTTINWRTIARKALFIPSTKKVDDLLRDFQQEKTHIAIVVDEYGGTEGLITLDDILEEIVGEISDEYDETEENLYTKFKSGVYIFDAKVDLDDMEEILDIDITTGDDEYETLGGLVYHLTERIPNVGERVYYKNMELTIHSIKNNRVKKLRVKVQDRPKSSQEHTPK